The window TTTGCATTTTTGGGCTTGGAATATTTAAATTCGGTTGAGCAATATACATAACAGGATTTGTTGTTACATGTTTACTCTCTTTCAATATACCATCTCCCTTCTCTAATCAATCTTATGAAAGTGTGACTAGGTTTGTGCCTATATTGTTGGATTTTTTCAAAAAATAGTGGTTTTTGTTCATGAAAAAAAGGACTACAAATATAGTCCTTCATTTTTTTATAAAATATGATATCCAGAATCAACGTGGATGTTTTCCCCTGTAATACCACGTGATAGATTGCTCATTAAGAATAACGCTGTATCTCCAACTTCCTCTTGTGTTGTTACACGGCGAAGAGGTGCGTTTTCTTCGATTTCTTTAAGAATCGAGTTAAAATCACTAACACCTTTTGCAGAAAGTGTACGGATTGGTCCAGCTGAAATGGAGTTAACTCGAATTCCATGCTTTCCAAGGTCGTTTGCTAAATATTTTACGCTCGCATCAAGGCTTGCTTTTGCCACACCCATTACGTTATAGTTTGGCACCACTTTTTCTCCACCAAGGTAAGTAAGCGTTACAATACTTCCGCCTTCTGTCATTAAATCTTTTGCTTCTTTAGCAACAGCTGTTAACGAGTAAGAACTAATGTTGTGCGCTAAAAGGAATCCTTCGCGAGTTGTGTTCATGTAATCGCCTTGAAGCTCTTCTTTATTAGCAAAAGCGATACAGTGAGCGATACCATGGATAGAACCCACTTGCTCTTTAATTTGTTGGAAGCATGTGTGTACCTCTTCGTCATTTGTAACATCACAAGGTAGTACGATAGAATCGTTACGATCTAATGATTCAGCAAGCTCACGTACATTTTTTTCTAAACGCTCGCCAGCATATGTGAAAACTAAACGTGCCCCTGCATCATGCAAAGAACGTGCAATTCCCCAAGCAATACTTCTTTTGTTTGCTACACCCATTACTACGTATGTTTTACCATCTAAGGATAAATTCACTTTTATATCCTCCTATTTATATAAGTTATTAGTACCTAGTGCTAATTATAGCATAAGAGAATGAAGATTAAAAATCATTTTTTTAGTAATACTTTCGACACCGGATTTAATAGAAGGGAAACTAGCCAACGTTCTATAACGCATGCTGAAGATTTGGCAATAGAGGAAGCTTGTGAAGATATTGGTTCCAGGCGACAAGAGGATACTACTTTATACGTAACATTAGAGTCTTGTCCAATATTCGCAAGGGCTATTGTGCAATCACGTATGATTTTGATTATATTAATTTTTAAAGACTTCTTTGTCGTTCTTAGCATTTGAAATTTTGTTGAACTCTAAGTAATAAACTGTTGCACTGCCTTTCCCTGTTTTTTCTTTACAAACTGATTTTAAAATCTTTTTGACTACTGTATCTGATTGAACCTCTAAGAACCATCTAGCTTCTTTATTAGTGATTTTTGAACCAAATAAAAGGGAGTAGTCTCTTAAAGATTGCATGTGTGCGTTTTTACTAGGGTGTTGACAAAAAGGACATATCCAAACAGCCTTAAAAACAACTCTTTTCATTTTTAAACTCATACATTCCGGGCAATGTACACCTGTTAAAATATCATGTCTTGTTATATTAAATTTAGTAATAATATCAGCATCGTAAGGAGTGTCTTTTTTAATTAATGTTTTCGCTAATTGCTTTAATTCATTAATCGTAAATAATTCTTTTTGAGATTGCATTTCTAGTTTTTTTAATGTAGATGGTAAACTTTCTAGTCTGATAAGATTTGAAGGTTTAGTAGCTTGTTCTGGAGTCATTGCGAGTTGTACAGAGGGATTGGTAAATACAACAAATGGGTAAATCTTAGGCGAATTTTTTATTTGTTTGTTTAAAAATATTTTTAACTGCATTAATTGCCGGTCTATTTGTTGGAGAGGTTCATTAATTACTTCACTTAAACTATTTTTTCTTGAAAAAGCTGCTTAAAATTTGCATCGTAGATTATTTTCCCTGTATGATGTTTGGCATCAACCATTATGAAGTAGCTTTTTAAAAAAACTAAAGCATCTATTTGGTAGAAGTATCCTGATTCGTTTTGAAGTCTTAAATTATGAAGTACTATATGTTCGTTTTTTGGAAGAAATGATAGATAGTAATTTAGGGATTTCTCCCCTTTTAAGCCTGCATTTTTCTTACCAAGCTCAGATGTTAATTGCGATTTAGCCTTGCATTTGTCAGAAATTCTCCTATCACCAACAATTAGTCTCTCATGATAAGTTGTAACTGTTGCGTCTTTTAAGATCATAGGCAACCTCCTTTTCCAATTGGTTTTTACAATTATATTATATATTTTCTTTCTGTATTTTTCTATTAAAAAGTACTAGATTTAATTTGTTGTAAGATATATATTTTGAGTTTTTTTATTCTTACTTTTGGGTCATTTTGTAACTTGCTTCGGTCATTTCGAGCCTCACTTCGGTCACTTCGCACTTTCTTCGGTCACTTTGTACTTACTTCGGTCACTTTGCACCTTGCTTCGGTCACTTTGCACCTCGCTTCGGTCAATTCGAGCCTCGCTTCGGTCACATCGCACCTCACTTCGGTCACTTTGCACTCGCTTCGGTCCATTCGCACTTTACTTCGGTCACTTTGCACCTTGCTTCGGTCACTTTGCACCTCGCTTCGGTCAATTCGAGCCTCGCTTCGGTCACATCGCACCTCACTTCGGTCACTTTGCACTCGCTTCGGTCAATTCGCACTTTACTTCGGTCACTTTGCACCTCGCTTCGGTCACTTTGCACCTTGCTTTGGTCACTTTGTACCTCACTTCGGTCACTTCAATCCTCACTTCGGTCACTTTGCACCTCACTTCGGTCACTTTGCACCTCGCTTCGGTCACTTTGCACCTTACTTTGGTCACTTTGCACCTCACTTCGGTCACTTCACACCTCGCTTCGGTCACTTTTACTATTACTATATTGCCTTAATTTTAATCAAATATATAAGAAGCCCACGTTCAAAGTAACGAACGTGGGTCAAAATATTTCATTAATCGTAATCCTTCGACAACATTACTTCTTTCGGTACCTCTGTGCCGCGAGTACCTCTTAAGTCTTCTTTACCTTCTGCAGGATAAAGGATAATAAAGCTTTCTGGATTAATTTTTGCTAATTTATTTGGTACTCGTTCTAGCTGAGGGTGCCATGCTACAGTACCTTTCCTCGCACTTAACACCACTACTAAATCATCTGACATAAATGTATCTAACTTCGTTTCATATAAAGCTGTCCAGCCTTCTACCCACTCTACAACAGTTGGCGGATTAGGCTTTACTTCCTTCATGTGTGCTTTATATGTATCAGGAAAATCTTTAATCACGTAGCAATGCATCGTTGCTCCTAATGTAGCAGCAATATTCTTCACTGTAGAAAGTGCATCCCAATATCCTGTTTTATGGTCTATTCCCATCGGTAATATAAGGACAACTCGTTTCGTCGTATTTAATGGATGACCTAGTTTAGATATCAATACAGAAATAGTTGTTTGATCTAACACTTGGTCTATAACTCCACCAAAAATCTTTTGAGGAGTTGTTCTTTCCCCGTTCCAACCTGCTACTAGCGTCGTGATTCGCTCTTCCGCTATTGCTCTGTTTATTCCAATTGCAATATTTCGATCAACACGAGTTGTCACCCTCATCGGAACGTCCGCACCACTTGAGTAGGAAACAGCATTTTCTAACATTTTTTCAGCCTTCGCTACATCACCTTCAGCTGAAAACATGTCACGTTGTACTACACTTAAGGCATAGAGTGGGTTTTCCTGCGTTTTTGATTTTCGGATTAAGAAAGCTAAATCTAATAATGAATTCATTGTGTTTGGATTTGCAACGGGAATTAAAATTCTCTCTGGTGCATCCGATTTTTTAAATGGCTCTTGTGCTTCTAATAGCGCAAGTTTTCGTCCAAATTTTTCTACAATATAAGGGCCAACTATACATGTAATTAAAATCATAATAATTACACCATTAACTGTAGCTTGGTCCAGTAAACCAACATTGAATCCTACTAATGTTGCCGCTAATGTAGCGGCAGCTTGCGGTGTCGTTAATCCGAACACAACAATTCTTTCCGTTGGTGTGTAATTATATAACTTGGAAGTAATGAAGGAAGCTACATACTTACCTGTTAATATACTTACAACAATTAAGCCCGTTAAAATCCAAGCTTTTGGGTTCCCAAACAACACCCTTAGGTCCATTAACATTCCAACACTTAATAAAAAGAATGGAATGAATAGAGCATTTCCAGTAAATCTAATTCTGTTCATTAAAGCACCTTGGTCGAAAATAAAGCGATTTAGTGCTAAGCCGACTAAGAATGCTCCGATGATTGGTTGAAGACCTGCCAGAAGAGCAAGTGACCCAGCCAAAAATAACATTACCATAACAAACGTGAATTCGACCGGCCCTTCTGTCGTGACATTTCGGAAAAACCATCTCGAGACAAAAGGTGTGCCAATAAAGATAATTGCTACAAATACAATGAGTGAAATCGTCAATTTAACCCCAAAGTACATGTCAAGCTGACCTGCCGCTGCACCAGTTATTACAGCTAGAACCAACAAGGCAAAAGTGTCTGTTAAAATACTTCCACCGACAGCAGTTGTAACAGCTTTATTTTTGCCAATACCAAGTCGGCTTGCGATTGGATAGCCTAGTAGAGTATGGGAGCCTAAAATGGATCCTATTAATATAGCTGCGGCTAGACTATAGCCTAACAACAAAGTAACTATTGTTCCTAGAGCAAGTGGAATAAAGAAAGAAAGAAAACCGTACACAATACTTCTGCTCCGATATTTCTTAAATCCATCTAAATCCATTTCAAGTCCAGCAATGAAAATAATAAATAATAAACCTACTGTTCCTAATAATTCTATCGTTTGTGTTCTTTCTAAAATTCCAAGGCCATTTGGCCCGATTATTACTCCAGCTAGGATGGGCCCAATTAAACCCGGTATTCGTAATAATTTCATCAAATAGGGAAAGATAAAAAAGATAATCATAGCGATACCAAAGATTAGAACAGGTTCTTTGATTGGTAAGTCAAACAAGTAAAATCCTCCTATCTATTCTACTAATAGACATTCTTTTATGTATAAACAATTAGTATGTTAAATACTTTACTAATGAAAAAGTATACCATGAACAACTGCTCGTTAGAAAAAAAATTTTAATAAATGGAAAAAAAAAGAGGGTGAAGAAATGGAACAAGATTCTGTCGTAAGTTGGAAGATTGATTATACGTTACTTTTTACAATCTTTCTGTTAGCCATCATAAGTTTTATTATGTTACTTTCCATACAACCTACTCTTCCAACTAAACTTCAACCCATTTCTTTCGTACATAAACAATTTTTTTGGTATTCAGTAGGTATTTTCGCAGGTGGAGCATGTTTATTTATCGATTATGATCGATTTCAAATGATTGGTATGTACTTGTATGGTTTTGGATTAGTTTTATTAATTGGGTTAGAATTACCTTTGTCATCCTATGTTCAAACTTTAAACGGAGCTACAAGTTGGTATCGGCTACCTGGCATCGGAAATAT is drawn from Bacillus alkalisoli and contains these coding sequences:
- the fabI gene encoding enoyl-ACP reductase FabI, producing the protein MNLSLDGKTYVVMGVANKRSIAWGIARSLHDAGARLVFTYAGERLEKNVRELAESLDRNDSIVLPCDVTNDEEVHTCFQQIKEQVGSIHGIAHCIAFANKEELQGDYMNTTREGFLLAHNISSYSLTAVAKEAKDLMTEGGSIVTLTYLGGEKVVPNYNVMGVAKASLDASVKYLANDLGKHGIRVNSISAGPIRTLSAKGVSDFNSILKEIEENAPLRRVTTQEEVGDTALFLMSNLSRGITGENIHVDSGYHIL
- a CDS encoding deaminase; amino-acid sequence: MKIKNHFFSNTFDTGFNRRETSQRSITHAEDLAIEEACEDIGSRRQEDTTLYVTLESCPIFARAIVQSRMILIILIFKDFFVVLSI
- a CDS encoding nuclease-related domain-containing protein, producing MILKDATVTTYHERLIVGDRRISDKCKAKSQLTSELGKKNAGLKGEKSLNYYLSFLPKNEHIVLHNLRLQNESGYFYQIDALVFLKSYFIMVDAKHHTGKIIYDANFKQLFQEKIV
- a CDS encoding cation:proton antiporter domain-containing protein; the protein is MFDLPIKEPVLIFGIAMIIFFIFPYLMKLLRIPGLIGPILAGVIIGPNGLGILERTQTIELLGTVGLLFIIFIAGLEMDLDGFKKYRSRSIVYGFLSFFIPLALGTIVTLLLGYSLAAAILIGSILGSHTLLGYPIASRLGIGKNKAVTTAVGGSILTDTFALLVLAVITGAAAGQLDMYFGVKLTISLIVFVAIIFIGTPFVSRWFFRNVTTEGPVEFTFVMVMLFLAGSLALLAGLQPIIGAFLVGLALNRFIFDQGALMNRIRFTGNALFIPFFLLSVGMLMDLRVLFGNPKAWILTGLIVVSILTGKYVASFITSKLYNYTPTERIVVFGLTTPQAAATLAATLVGFNVGLLDQATVNGVIIMILITCIVGPYIVEKFGRKLALLEAQEPFKKSDAPERILIPVANPNTMNSLLDLAFLIRKSKTQENPLYALSVVQRDMFSAEGDVAKAEKMLENAVSYSSGADVPMRVTTRVDRNIAIGINRAIAEERITTLVAGWNGERTTPQKIFGGVIDQVLDQTTISVLISKLGHPLNTTKRVVLILPMGIDHKTGYWDALSTVKNIAATLGATMHCYVIKDFPDTYKAHMKEVKPNPPTVVEWVEGWTALYETKLDTFMSDDLVVVLSARKGTVAWHPQLERVPNKLAKINPESFIILYPAEGKEDLRGTRGTEVPKEVMLSKDYD